Below is a genomic region from candidate division KSB1 bacterium.
CACGCCGTCACCCCCGCAATCACTGTCCATATCCGCGCATCGGGAACAAAGGGCAGCAACACTGCCACCATCGTTATTCCACAGATCCCCACGTGGAGAAGCACGCCCCACGCGCTCGTGACTTTGAGCCGGAAGACACGATCCGTCTGCAAGACGAAGTCACCAACCACATGGGCGAGCGCGATCAGCCAGAGAAGGTGCATCATCTCCGGCTGCAGAACTGGCACGCTTAGGCCTTCACCACCCACACTTTGACTTTCGCTTCAATCTCTGGATGCAGTTTGATCGCGACGTCGTAGATGCCGAGTGCCTTAATGGGCTCTTCTAAGAGGATCTTCTTCTTGTCGATATCAAAGCCCTTCTCCTTGAGAAGGTCAGCAATAGTCTGCGAGGTTACCGAGCCGAAGACGCGATCCTCTTCACCCACAGCCACGGTGGCCGTGCACGAGACCCCATTCAGTTTTTCTGCCAAAGCCAGGGCGCCCTTCTTGGCTCGCTCGAGACGTTGGGCATCCAGCTTCTTCTGCTCATGATATGCCTTCAGGTTACTCGGTGTAGCTGCAAGAGCTATGCCGCGCGGCAAGAGGTAGTTTCGGGCATAGCCAGGCTTTACCTCCACCACGTCACCTGCTTTACCCAGCTTTTCGTGGTCTTGCTTCAATATCACCTTCATATCGTGTCCACCGATTTGCTACCGTGTGATCTCTGCCACAAAGGGGATGAGCGCCAAGTGCCGTGCCCGTTTCACTGCTTTGACCAGCTGCCGCTGGTGGCGCGCACACGTTCCTGAGGTTCGGCGCGGAATAATCTTCCCCTCGTCAGTCGTGAAGCGCAACAATCTCTTGTCGTCCTTGTAGTCGATATAGACAATCCCTTCCTCGCAGAAACGACAGATCCGTTTCTTTCGCTTCAGCATGCACAACTCCCTCGTTAGGTTCGCAGGGCGCCTGAGCGCCCATCGGTCACAATTTCAAGCCTCGATACCCAAAGTCAAAGTCGGTTTCGCCGACGTCAATCTCCTGGCGGTGTTCTCGCCGGTGCTGGTTCTCCCCCGGGCTGCGCCGCCCTCCGCCTGATGACAAGGCTTGCCCCGAAGGGTAAGCTACTTCCAGTACTCTCTCCTCCGGTTCGGTAATGTCCGCAGTATCGGGGAAATCGGCCCCTTCTTCACCTGCGCGGCGGTTGAGAAATTGGATACGCCGCGCTTTGATCTCTACCACGTTGCGGGTAGTACCGTCTTCACTTCGCCAGCTGCGGCTCTGGAGCTCGCCATCGATGAGCACGGCACTTCCCTTTTTCAGCGTCTCATAACAGCTTTCTGCCAGTTTGTACCATGCGACCACCCCCACGTAGCAAACGTTGTCCCGCCACTGGCCAGTGTTGTCTTTGAACTTCCTGTTGCAGGCGATGTAGAAATTTGCCACAGGAGTACCATTCGTTGTCTTGCGAAAGGTAGGATCGCACGTCAGGTGACCGGCAATAATCACAGTATTGATGTCTGGCATCTTCAAGTCAACCATACATCATCACTCCTTCGCGGTAAACGCAGCATTCCAAAGAACAAGGCTGCACGTATCGCCTTTATGACCCCGGCCACTCCGTTCACTTCAGCCAGCTTTTCAGGGAAGAGGGTCGTTATGAGGCATCTTCGGGGAAATCGCCTTCGGGCACATCCTCGCCCTCTGCCACCGGCCCTAGTTCTTCTCCTTTCACCTCCTCAGCAATCAGCTCACCTTCGGGCGCCTCCAGCGGTATAGGAGCGGCTGTTGGCGCGGTACCCATCTTCTCCTTTCTGAGCGCCTCAGCCTTGAGAGCCTGCTTGTCCAGCGCGATGGTCAAATAACGCAAGATCGCCTCATTGAGTTGGTACTCGCGCTCCAGCGCGCGGATAATCGAGCCCTTCCCTGCGGAAAACCGAATGTGCACGTAGTAGCCGTACTGCCTCTTCTTGATCTCATAGGCCAGCCGTCTCTTCCCCCAGCGTTGCACCTCCAGGATTTGTCCGCCATTGACGGAAATGAACCGCTCGAACTTCTTGATGATTTCGTCGATCTCCCCGCCTTTGAGCTGCGAGTCGATCACAAAGGTGGTTTCGTACTGCCTCAAACTCTGTACCTCCTTGTCGTTAAGTGCAATGTATCCAGATATGCCATCACACGAAAAGCGGCACGCACACCAGAGCAATGATGGACATCAGTTTGATGAGGATGTTGAGCGATGGGCCGGCCGTATCCTTGAAGGGGTCGCCAACCGTGTCCCCTACGACGGACGCCTTGTGCGCGGGTGAACCTTTACCACCGAACTCGCCGGCCTCGATGTACTTCTTTGCATTATCCCATGCGCCACCCGCGTTTGCCATCAGGACAGCGAAGAGAAACCCTGTAACGATCGCCCCGGCCAGGAGGCCTCCCAGCGCCTCTGGCCCGAAAACTAAGCCCACCGCCAGTGGTGCCCCCACTGCCAAGGCCCCGGGCAGTACCATCTGTTGGAGGGCGCGACGAGTACTGATGTCCACACATCGCCGGTAGTCAGGCTTGGCCTTCCCCTCGCGCAGGCCCACGATTTCCCTGAACTGGCGGCGCACCTCCTTGACCATCTCATAACCAGCTTTGCCCACTGCATCCAAAGCAAGCGCGCAGAAGACCACAGGGAGCATGCCGCCGATGAACAGGCCGATGAGCGTCTCCGGATCCTGTAAGCTCATGGACAACTCAACACCCCGCGCCTTGAGGGCCTGACCGTAAGCCCAGAAGAGGGCAAAGGCTGTAAAAGCCGCCGAAGCAATAGCGAATCCTTTGCTGATTGCGGCGGTGGTATTACCCACACTGTCCAGGGCTTCGGAGCGCCGGCGCGCCTCTTCACCGAGCTTGGCCATCTGCGCCAAGCCGGCCGCATTATCCGTGACGGGACCGTAGCCATCCACCGACAACACGGCACCCAAGCTTGCCAACAATCCCACGGCCACCATTCCCAACCCGTACAGCCCGCCGAAGCGATACGCGACAAAGATCGCCACTGCGGCGATGAGAATAGGGATGGCAGTGCTGAGCATTCCCACCCCCAATCCCGCCAGGATGTTCATCGCGGCGCCGCTTTCCGCCGCTCGCGCAATCCCTCTGACCGGGCGATTTCGATCCGAGGTGTAATATTCGGTGCTCAACCCAATGAGCATGCCGCCCACAATGCCGGCCACAGTCGCATAGTAGACACCCACGTTGCCCAACTGCCACCGCACCAGGAAGTATCCACCCACTATCACCAACCCCACCGTTACCCACATGCCCGTGTTGAGAGCCATCCGGGCCTTGTGGGTCTGCTGCTGGAACGTGTCATCCCTGCCCTCGCGCCAGCGGACAAAAAGGGAGCCAATCAGGCTTGCAAGGATTCCCATTCCGGCAAAGAGAAGGGGCAGGGTCGCGCCCTTGGTGCCGTAAAGGCTGACGCCAATGGTCATAGCGCCGACGATGGAGGCGATGTTCGATTCAAAGAGGTCGGCGCCCATGCCAGCTATGTCGCCCACGTTATCGCCCACGTTGTCGGCGATCACCGCCGGGTTGCGCGGGTCGTCCTCCGGGATGTTTTCTTCCACCTTGCCCACAAGGTCGGCGCCCACGTCAGCCCCTTTTGTGTAAATGCCTCCCCCCACGCGTGCGAACAGCGCCACCGAGCTGGCGCCGAAACTGAACCCAGCCACGGTATTGACGACACCAGGCAGATCACCGCCCAACGCCCAATGCAGAACGGCCAGGGTCAGCACCAAGCCCAGGGCGCCCAACCCGACGATGGTGAACCCAAGGACGCTTCCGCCATTGAAAGCCACCCGTAGGGCACGCCCGATACTGTAGGTGGCTGCTTGCGCCGTAGGGGCGCTCGCCCGAGTCGCCGCGCGCATGCTGAGCCACCCTGCCAACCCAGAACAAAACGCCCCTACCAAGAATGCCCCCCCAGTGAGAGGCTTGATGAACACGGCCAGCAGCACGGTCGCGCCGATGACGAAAAAAGAGAGCCACGTGAGCTCCCGCCGCAAGAATGCCATGGCCCCATGTCTTATGGCACTGGCGATCTCCACCACCTGCTGCGGCCCCATATCCTGTCGCCTCACGGCCAGGTCATAGACCCATGCAGCCACGAGGCCGATACCCCCGGTTGCCCCTACAAGCACCAACGTCAGC
It encodes:
- the rplI gene encoding 50S ribosomal protein L9 codes for the protein MKVILKQDHEKLGKAGDVVEVKPGYARNYLLPRGIALAATPSNLKAYHEQKKLDAQRLERAKKGALALAEKLNGVSCTATVAVGEEDRVFGSVTSQTIADLLKEKGFDIDKKKILLEEPIKALGIYDVAIKLHPEIEAKVKVWVVKA
- the rpsR gene encoding 30S ribosomal protein S18, with the protein product MLKRKKRICRFCEEGIVYIDYKDDKRLLRFTTDEGKIIPRRTSGTCARHQRQLVKAVKRARHLALIPFVAEITR
- the ssb gene encoding single-stranded DNA-binding protein, encoding MVDLKMPDINTVIIAGHLTCDPTFRKTTNGTPVANFYIACNRKFKDNTGQWRDNVCYVGVVAWYKLAESCYETLKKGSAVLIDGELQSRSWRSEDGTTRNVVEIKARRIQFLNRRAGEEGADFPDTADITEPEERVLEVAYPSGQALSSGGGRRSPGENQHRREHRQEIDVGETDFDFGYRGLKL
- the rpsF gene encoding 30S ribosomal protein S6, with translation MRQYETTFVIDSQLKGGEIDEIIKKFERFISVNGGQILEVQRWGKRRLAYEIKKRQYGYYVHIRFSAGKGSIIRALEREYQLNEAILRYLTIALDKQALKAEALRKEKMGTAPTAAPIPLEAPEGELIAEEVKGEELGPVAEGEDVPEGDFPEDAS
- a CDS encoding sodium-translocating pyrophosphatase; this encodes MDAWTLTLVLVGATGGIGLVAAWVYDLAVRRQDMGPQQVVEIASAIRHGAMAFLRRELTWLSFFVIGATVLLAVFIKPLTGGAFLVGAFCSGLAGWLSMRAATRASAPTAQAATYSIGRALRVAFNGGSVLGFTIVGLGALGLVLTLAVLHWALGGDLPGVVNTVAGFSFGASSVALFARVGGGIYTKGADVGADLVGKVEENIPEDDPRNPAVIADNVGDNVGDIAGMGADLFESNIASIVGAMTIGVSLYGTKGATLPLLFAGMGILASLIGSLFVRWREGRDDTFQQQTHKARMALNTGMWVTVGLVIVGGYFLVRWQLGNVGVYYATVAGIVGGMLIGLSTEYYTSDRNRPVRGIARAAESGAAMNILAGLGVGMLSTAIPILIAAVAIFVAYRFGGLYGLGMVAVGLLASLGAVLSVDGYGPVTDNAAGLAQMAKLGEEARRRSEALDSVGNTTAAISKGFAIASAAFTAFALFWAYGQALKARGVELSMSLQDPETLIGLFIGGMLPVVFCALALDAVGKAGYEMVKEVRRQFREIVGLREGKAKPDYRRCVDISTRRALQQMVLPGALAVGAPLAVGLVFGPEALGGLLAGAIVTGFLFAVLMANAGGAWDNAKKYIEAGEFGGKGSPAHKASVVGDTVGDPFKDTAGPSLNILIKLMSIIALVCVPLFV